One window of the Streptomyces sp. NBC_00259 genome contains the following:
- a CDS encoding alpha/beta fold hydrolase, with product MSRPPTFVPPACARGHHLRTARGDFAVLDAAPSGPVHGTAMLLPGFTGSKEDFIALLEPLAAAGFRAVAVDGRGQYESDGPADQQAYAQAELAQDVLAQAAVVGDAPVHLVGHSLGGQIARAAVLLDARPFRSLTLMSSGPARISPAQQDKVKLLSDALTVMDMDQVWEAMRALDPPEDADVNGEDLRRRWLRHNPAQLLATGHQLTVEPDRVDELAAVQPLPVHVLSGERDDTWPVPLLDAMAVRLGARRTVIEGAEHSPNTDRPAATAEALVGFWRQN from the coding sequence ATGAGCCGGCCCCCCACCTTCGTGCCCCCCGCCTGCGCCCGCGGTCACCACCTGCGCACCGCCCGGGGGGACTTCGCCGTGCTGGACGCCGCACCGAGCGGCCCGGTGCACGGCACCGCGATGCTGCTGCCCGGGTTCACCGGGAGCAAGGAGGACTTCATCGCGTTGCTGGAGCCGCTGGCCGCGGCCGGTTTCCGTGCCGTGGCCGTCGACGGCCGCGGGCAGTACGAGAGCGACGGCCCGGCGGACCAACAAGCCTACGCTCAGGCCGAGTTGGCCCAGGATGTGCTCGCACAGGCCGCGGTGGTCGGCGACGCGCCCGTCCATCTCGTGGGGCATTCGCTCGGCGGCCAGATCGCCCGTGCCGCCGTCCTCCTCGACGCGCGTCCGTTCCGCTCGCTGACGCTGATGTCGTCCGGCCCGGCCCGGATCTCCCCCGCTCAGCAGGACAAGGTCAAACTGCTGAGCGACGCCCTCACGGTGATGGACATGGACCAGGTCTGGGAGGCGATGCGGGCGCTGGACCCGCCGGAGGACGCCGACGTCAACGGCGAGGACCTGCGGCGCCGCTGGCTGCGCCACAATCCGGCCCAGCTGCTGGCGACCGGTCACCAGCTCACCGTCGAACCGGACCGGGTCGACGAGCTCGCCGCCGTACAGCCGCTGCCCGTGCATGTGCTGTCGGGTGAGCGGGACGACACCTGGCCGGTGCCGCTGCTCGACGCGATGGCGGTACGGCTCGGGGCGCGCCGCACCGTGATCGAGGGCGCCGAGCATTCGCCGAACACGGACCGCCCGGCGGCGACCGCCGAGGCGCTCGTCGGTTTCTGGCGTCAGAACTGA
- a CDS encoding DEAD/DEAH box helicase: MTLPVALSGTDVIGQAKTGTGKTLGFGLPLLERVTVPVDVEAGRAKPEQLTDTPQALVVVPTRELCTQVTNDLLTAGKVRNVRVTAIYGGRAYEPQVEALKKGVDVVVGTPGRLLDLAGQKKLDLSHVKALVLDEADEMLDLGFLPDVEKIIQLLPAKRQTMLFSATMPGAVIGLARRYMSQPTHIRATAPDDQGATVANITQRVYRAHSMDKPEMVSRILQADGRGLAMIFCRTKRTAADIADQLAQRGFASGAVHGDLGQGAREQALRAFRNGKVDVLVCTDVAARGIDVEGVTHVINYQSPEDEKTYLHRIGRTGRAGATGTAVTLVDWDDIPRWQLINKALDLKFPDPAETYSTSPHLFEELGIPAGTKGVLPRAERTRAGLDAEELEDLGEPGGRGARSSSRTKADSSRTKSEERPARTPRQRRRTRSGTPLGDETAAPAPAAEETAEEPRTPRRRRRTRAGATETEAAPAVEAVTTTEEPAKPRRRRTRASSTAPKTETEAVAVAVTVATEVAAEEPAKPRRRRTRVKAAQPEA; encoded by the coding sequence ATGACCCTTCCGGTCGCCCTCTCGGGCACCGACGTCATCGGCCAGGCCAAGACCGGCACGGGCAAGACCCTCGGTTTCGGACTTCCGCTGCTGGAGCGCGTCACCGTCCCCGTGGATGTCGAGGCGGGCCGGGCCAAGCCCGAGCAGCTGACCGACACGCCGCAGGCGCTCGTGGTCGTCCCCACCCGTGAGCTGTGCACGCAGGTCACCAACGACCTGCTGACCGCCGGCAAGGTGCGCAACGTCCGCGTGACCGCGATCTACGGCGGCCGTGCGTACGAGCCCCAGGTCGAGGCGCTGAAGAAGGGCGTCGACGTCGTCGTCGGCACGCCCGGCCGGCTGCTCGACCTCGCGGGCCAGAAGAAGCTGGACCTCTCCCACGTCAAGGCGCTCGTCCTCGACGAGGCCGACGAGATGCTCGACCTGGGCTTCCTCCCCGACGTCGAGAAGATCATCCAGCTGCTTCCGGCCAAGCGTCAGACCATGCTGTTCTCGGCCACCATGCCGGGCGCGGTCATCGGTCTCGCGCGGCGCTACATGTCGCAGCCCACGCACATCCGCGCGACCGCGCCGGACGACCAGGGCGCGACCGTCGCGAACATCACACAGCGCGTCTACCGGGCGCACTCCATGGACAAGCCCGAGATGGTCTCGCGCATTCTGCAGGCCGACGGCCGCGGTCTCGCGATGATCTTCTGCCGTACCAAGCGCACGGCCGCCGACATCGCCGATCAGCTCGCCCAGCGAGGCTTCGCCTCCGGCGCGGTCCACGGCGACCTCGGCCAGGGCGCGCGCGAGCAGGCCCTGCGCGCGTTCCGCAACGGCAAGGTCGATGTGCTGGTGTGCACCGACGTCGCCGCGCGCGGTATCGACGTCGAGGGCGTGACGCACGTCATCAACTACCAGTCGCCGGAGGACGAGAAGACCTACCTCCACCGCATCGGCCGCACCGGCCGCGCGGGCGCGACCGGCACCGCCGTGACCCTGGTCGACTGGGACGACATCCCGCGCTGGCAGCTGATCAACAAGGCGCTGGACCTGAAGTTCCCCGACCCGGCCGAGACGTACTCGACGTCGCCGCACCTCTTCGAGGAGCTCGGCATCCCCGCCGGGACCAAGGGCGTCCTCCCCCGGGCCGAGCGCACCCGCGCCGGTCTCGACGCGGAGGAGCTCGAGGACCTCGGCGAGCCGGGCGGCCGTGGCGCACGCTCCTCGTCCCGTACGAAGGCGGACTCGTCCCGTACGAAGTCGGAGGAGCGCCCGGCGCGCACGCCGCGTCAGCGTCGGCGCACGCGCAGCGGCACGCCGCTGGGCGACGAGACCGCGGCTCCGGCTCCCGCCGCAGAGGAGACCGCGGAGGAGCCCCGCACACCGCGTCGCCGTCGGCGCACCCGCGCGGGCGCGACCGAGACCGAGGCCGCTCCGGCGGTCGAGGCCGTCACGACCACGGAGGAGCCCGCGAAGCCGCGCCGCCGCCGTACGCGCGCGTCGTCGACCGCCCCGAAGACCGAGACCGAGGCCGTGGCCGTGGCCGTTACCGTGGCCACCGAGGTCGCGGCGGAGGAGCCGGCCAAGCCGCGCCGCCGCCGCACTCGCGTGAAGGCCGCCCAGCCGGAGGCCTGA
- a CDS encoding ferritin-like fold-containing protein codes for METPDNATAPAADAAEELTGIAAQDWAVASADPQYRAAVVDLLGALAYGELAAFERLAEDAKLAPTLADKAELAKMASAEFHHFEQLRNRLTAIESEPTKAMEPFAAALDEFHRQTAPSDWLEGLVKAYVGDSIASDFYREVAVRLDSDTRRLVLGVLDDTGHGNFAVEKVRAAIEADPRVGGRLALWARRLMGEALSQAQRVVAERDALSTMLVGGVADGFDLAAVGEMFTRITKAHTKRMAALGLAA; via the coding sequence ATGGAGACGCCTGACAACGCCACCGCGCCCGCCGCCGACGCAGCGGAAGAACTCACCGGGATCGCCGCCCAGGACTGGGCCGTGGCCTCCGCCGACCCCCAGTACCGCGCCGCGGTGGTGGATCTGCTCGGCGCGCTCGCCTATGGGGAGCTCGCGGCCTTCGAGCGGCTCGCCGAGGACGCGAAGCTTGCCCCGACCCTGGCGGACAAGGCGGAACTGGCGAAGATGGCCTCCGCCGAGTTCCACCACTTCGAGCAGCTGAGGAACCGGCTGACCGCGATCGAGAGCGAGCCCACGAAGGCGATGGAGCCGTTCGCCGCCGCGCTGGACGAGTTCCACCGTCAGACAGCCCCGTCCGACTGGCTGGAGGGCCTGGTCAAGGCGTACGTCGGTGACTCGATCGCCAGCGACTTCTACCGCGAGGTGGCCGTACGGCTGGATTCGGACACGCGCCGGCTCGTGCTCGGGGTGCTCGACGACACCGGGCACGGCAACTTCGCCGTGGAGAAGGTGCGCGCGGCGATCGAGGCGGACCCGCGGGTCGGCGGCCGGCTCGCGCTGTGGGCGCGCCGGCTGATGGGCGAGGCGCTGTCCCAGGCGCAGCGGGTCGTCGCCGAGCGGGACGCGTTGTCGACGATGCTCGTGGGCGGGGTCGCCGACGGCTTCGACCTGGCGGCGGTCGGTGAGATGTTCACCCGGATCACCAAGGCGCACACGAAGCGGATGGCCGCCCTGGGGCTGGCGGCGTAA
- a CDS encoding DUF3107 domain-containing protein, translating into MEVKIGVQHAPREIVLESAQTAEEVERAIADALAGKAQLLSLTDDKGRKVLVPADRIAYVEIGEPATRRVGFGAL; encoded by the coding sequence GTGGAGGTCAAGATCGGCGTGCAGCACGCGCCCCGGGAAATCGTTCTGGAGAGCGCTCAGACCGCCGAGGAGGTCGAGCGCGCGATTGCCGACGCGCTGGCCGGCAAGGCGCAGCTGCTCAGCCTGACCGACGACAAGGGGCGCAAGGTGCTGGTACCGGCCGACCGTATCGCCTACGTCGAAATCGGCGAGCCGGCCACGCGCCGCGTGGGCTTCGGCGCGCTCTAG
- a CDS encoding TetR/AcrR family transcriptional regulator, whose amino-acid sequence MTAIEQTEAARPRGTRLPRRARRNQLLGAAQEVFVAQGYHSAAMDDIAERAGVSKPVLYQHFPGKLELYLALLDQHCESLLQAVRGALASTTDNKQRVAATMDAYFAYVEDEGGAFRLVFESDLTNEPAVRERVERVSLQCAEAISDVIAEDTGLSKDESMLLAVGLGGVSQVVARYWLSSHSGIPRDKAVQLLTSLAWRGIAGFPLHAGDGQGEGH is encoded by the coding sequence GTGACAGCCATCGAGCAGACAGAAGCGGCGCGCCCGAGAGGCACCCGCCTGCCGCGCCGTGCCAGACGCAATCAGCTTCTGGGCGCGGCCCAGGAAGTATTCGTCGCCCAGGGATACCACTCGGCGGCCATGGACGACATCGCCGAGCGCGCCGGCGTCAGCAAGCCGGTGCTGTACCAGCACTTCCCCGGGAAGCTCGAGCTCTATCTGGCGCTGCTGGACCAGCACTGCGAGTCACTGCTCCAGGCCGTACGGGGCGCCCTGGCGTCGACGACGGACAACAAGCAGCGCGTCGCCGCCACCATGGACGCCTACTTCGCCTACGTCGAGGACGAGGGCGGCGCGTTCCGGCTGGTCTTCGAGTCCGACCTGACGAACGAGCCCGCGGTGCGCGAACGGGTCGAGCGGGTCTCGCTGCAGTGCGCGGAGGCGATCTCCGACGTGATCGCCGAGGACACGGGACTGTCCAAGGACGAGTCCATGCTGCTGGCCGTCGGGCTGGGCGGGGTGTCGCAGGTGGTCGCCCGGTACTGGCTGTCCAGCCATTCCGGCATCCCGCGCGACAAGGCGGTGCAGCTCCTCACCTCGCTCGCGTGGCGGGGCATCGCCGGCTTCCCGCTCCACGCGGGCGACGGCCAGGGCGAGGGTCACTGA
- a CDS encoding alpha/beta fold hydrolase: MSSTELPETRAAAPAPRVRAVRVAEGEELRSVTLPGLTLTVRARPPARAGLPPALYVHGLGGSSQNWTSLMQCLEDTVDGEAVDLPGFGDSPPPDDGNYSITAHARAVIRLLDARGRGPVHLLGNSLGGAVVTRVAAVRPDLVSTLTLVSPALPELRAQRSAWPTASLALPGVAPLFRRLTRNWTAEMRVRGVVALCYGDPGQVTDEALLHAVEEMERRLELPYFWDVMARSARGIVDAYTLGGQHGLWRQAERVLAPTLLVYGCRDQLVSYRMARRASAAFRDSRLLTLPDAGHVAMMEYPETVAQAVRELLDDSTRS; this comes from the coding sequence ATGTCTTCGACCGAGCTGCCGGAAACCCGGGCCGCCGCACCGGCTCCGCGGGTACGGGCCGTACGGGTCGCGGAGGGCGAGGAGCTCCGCTCCGTCACGCTCCCCGGGCTGACGCTCACCGTGCGCGCCCGCCCACCGGCGCGCGCCGGACTGCCTCCCGCGCTCTACGTCCACGGGCTCGGCGGCTCGTCGCAGAACTGGACGTCCCTGATGCAGTGCCTCGAGGACACGGTGGACGGCGAGGCCGTCGACCTCCCGGGTTTCGGGGACTCACCACCGCCCGACGACGGCAACTACTCGATCACCGCCCATGCCCGCGCGGTGATCCGGCTGCTCGACGCGCGCGGCCGCGGACCCGTCCATCTGCTCGGCAACTCGCTGGGCGGCGCCGTCGTCACCCGGGTCGCCGCCGTCCGCCCCGACCTGGTGAGCACGCTCACCCTGGTCTCGCCCGCGCTGCCCGAGCTGCGCGCCCAGCGCAGCGCCTGGCCCACCGCGTCACTGGCCCTGCCCGGTGTCGCACCCCTCTTCCGGCGACTGACCAGGAACTGGACCGCGGAGATGCGGGTCCGTGGAGTGGTCGCCCTCTGCTACGGGGACCCCGGCCAGGTGACCGACGAGGCCCTCCTCCACGCCGTGGAGGAGATGGAGCGGCGGCTGGAGCTGCCGTACTTCTGGGACGTGATGGCGCGATCGGCCCGCGGCATCGTCGACGCCTACACACTGGGCGGGCAGCACGGGCTGTGGCGCCAGGCGGAGCGGGTGCTCGCGCCGACCCTGCTCGTCTACGGGTGCCGGGACCAGCTCGTCTCGTACCGTATGGCGCGCAGGGCGTCCGCCGCGTTCCGCGACTCGCGACTGCTGACCCTTCCGGACGCGGGTCATGTCGCCATGATGGAGTATCCCGAGACGGTCGCTCAGGCCGTACGGGAACTACTCGACGACAGCACGAGGAGCTGA
- a CDS encoding DUF3152 domain-containing protein yields the protein MGRHSRKGPAPKADDPRNAAGGSAGTTTTPAGSGSGRRRRSGAPPEQHAGPAAYGTPAHGVPQVRGGHPEQYETGGGWGGPQGAGQRYGDWQGAPRGHTSTTTGQHPVVPPPGRQGPPIGAGARIPGPRREFVDAFDGPGAPGSGVGTDEREQDRDTRSGSAGTAPDEETPAKHGKGRTFTGIAAAAVTTVLAVVVAGQVTDTGADATASQAAQGGNRGALEDASRSQQRVIPPQQAPVAPAAPLTYAQLMTRQFPLDPKLGGTGKFEAVAGFDKAPGKGRKVRYRIDVEKNLGLDGKLFAEAVQKTLNDERSWAHGGAMTFERISSGEPEFVITLASPKTTATWCAKSDLDTTVDNVSCDSASTERVMINAFRWAQGSETYGAKAMLAYRQMLINHEVGHRLGHGHVNCRTPGALAPVMQQQTKSLDIDGVKCRPNPWVHPES from the coding sequence GTGGGACGACACAGCCGCAAGGGCCCCGCACCCAAGGCCGACGACCCCAGGAACGCCGCCGGCGGCAGCGCCGGCACCACGACCACGCCCGCCGGATCCGGCTCGGGGCGGCGCCGGCGGTCCGGCGCCCCGCCCGAGCAGCACGCCGGGCCCGCGGCCTACGGCACGCCGGCGCACGGGGTGCCGCAGGTGCGCGGCGGCCACCCCGAGCAGTACGAGACGGGCGGAGGCTGGGGCGGCCCGCAGGGGGCCGGCCAGCGGTACGGCGACTGGCAGGGCGCCCCGCGCGGGCACACCAGCACCACGACCGGGCAGCACCCGGTGGTTCCGCCGCCCGGGCGCCAGGGGCCGCCGATAGGCGCCGGTGCCCGGATTCCCGGCCCGCGGCGCGAGTTCGTCGATGCCTTCGACGGCCCCGGCGCGCCCGGCAGCGGCGTCGGCACCGACGAGCGGGAGCAGGACCGGGACACCCGGTCCGGCTCCGCCGGCACGGCACCCGACGAGGAAACCCCCGCCAAGCACGGCAAGGGCCGTACGTTCACCGGCATCGCGGCCGCCGCCGTGACCACCGTCCTCGCGGTCGTGGTGGCCGGACAGGTCACCGACACGGGTGCGGACGCGACGGCCAGCCAGGCGGCGCAGGGCGGGAACCGGGGCGCGCTGGAGGATGCCTCGCGCTCGCAGCAGCGGGTGATCCCGCCCCAGCAGGCACCGGTCGCACCGGCGGCGCCGCTCACGTACGCGCAGTTGATGACCCGGCAGTTCCCGCTCGATCCCAAGCTGGGCGGCACCGGGAAGTTCGAGGCGGTGGCGGGCTTCGACAAGGCGCCGGGCAAGGGGCGGAAGGTCCGCTACCGGATCGACGTCGAGAAGAACCTCGGCCTGGACGGGAAGCTCTTCGCGGAGGCCGTCCAGAAGACGCTCAACGACGAACGGAGCTGGGCGCACGGCGGCGCCATGACCTTCGAGCGCATCTCCTCGGGGGAGCCCGAGTTCGTCATCACGCTGGCGAGCCCCAAGACCACGGCGACGTGGTGCGCCAAGTCCGATCTCGACACCACCGTCGACAACGTCTCCTGCGACTCCGCGTCCACCGAGCGTGTGATGATCAACGCGTTCCGCTGGGCCCAGGGCTCGGAGACCTACGGGGCCAAGGCGATGCTCGCCTACCGCCAGATGCTCATCAACCACGAGGTCGGGCACCGTCTCGGGCACGGTCATGTGAACTGCCGGACGCCGGGCGCCCTCGCCCCGGTGATGCAGCAGCAGACCAAGTCGCTCGACATCGACGGGGTCAAGTGCCGCCCCAACCCCTGGGTGCATCCGGAGAGCTGA
- a CDS encoding DUF3492 domain-containing protein encodes MRIGLLTDGGYPYATGESRLWCDRLVRGLAQHEFDIYALSRSARQEDQGWIELPPHVQRVRTAPLWAPEDDGRTYGRRERRTFAGHFTALATAVCGDGEQDGFADGLYGLAELARERGGLYAALRSELAVRILERACRAPGARRAVHTAAVPDYLAFTDQLERALRPLSLDWYGDDSLGAVDLCHAASGGTAALPGLLAKRFFGVPLLVTEYGVQLRAHYLSAHDAPLGAPVRALLAAFHGRLASEVYRQASVITPGNTHARRWQEKCGADPARLRTVYPGMDAERFTAVGEGDDSGDPHTLVWVGRIEPAKDLIALLHAFAEVRKEEPDARLRILGAPVQGPEAGTYLAHCRALAAQLFPDEAADAHAVGDNPVSFEEVGGPEAPDLADAYAAGAVIVLSSVVEGFPISLVEAMFCGRATVSTDVGAVVEVIGGTGLVVPPRNPRALADSCLALLRDPERRARLGAAARARALELFTVEQNLAAFRGIYLELISHSPVHRDSEAVDVDGEPLPFATPAEAHVPGHWTGGRTRPRWAGPAPMTAAAAPGGPDA; translated from the coding sequence GTGCGGATCGGACTGCTCACGGATGGTGGTTACCCGTACGCGACGGGTGAGTCCAGGCTCTGGTGCGACCGGCTCGTACGCGGGCTCGCGCAGCACGAATTCGACATCTACGCCCTCAGCCGCAGTGCCCGGCAGGAGGACCAGGGCTGGATCGAACTGCCGCCCCACGTCCAGCGCGTACGCACCGCACCGCTCTGGGCGCCCGAGGACGACGGCCGCACCTACGGGCGGCGCGAACGGCGCACGTTCGCCGGGCACTTCACGGCGCTCGCCACCGCCGTGTGCGGTGACGGCGAGCAGGACGGATTCGCCGACGGCCTGTACGGACTCGCCGAACTCGCCCGCGAACGCGGCGGACTGTACGCCGCGCTCCGCTCCGAACTCGCCGTACGCATCCTCGAACGCGCCTGCCGCGCCCCCGGCGCACGCCGGGCCGTGCACACGGCGGCCGTCCCCGACTACCTCGCCTTCACCGACCAACTGGAGCGTGCTCTGCGCCCGCTCTCGCTCGACTGGTACGGGGACGACTCGCTCGGCGCCGTCGACCTCTGCCATGCCGCGTCCGGCGGCACCGCGGCCCTGCCCGGGCTTCTGGCCAAACGCTTCTTCGGGGTTCCGCTGCTGGTCACCGAGTACGGAGTGCAACTGCGGGCGCACTACCTCTCGGCCCACGACGCGCCCCTCGGCGCTCCCGTCCGCGCCCTGCTCGCCGCCTTCCACGGGCGCCTCGCGTCCGAGGTGTACCGGCAGGCGTCCGTCATCACCCCCGGGAACACCCACGCCAGACGCTGGCAGGAGAAGTGCGGCGCCGACCCCGCCCGGCTGCGCACCGTCTATCCCGGCATGGACGCCGAACGCTTCACCGCGGTGGGGGAGGGGGACGACAGCGGCGACCCGCACACCCTCGTCTGGGTCGGCCGGATCGAACCGGCCAAGGACCTCATCGCGCTGCTCCACGCCTTCGCCGAGGTGCGGAAGGAGGAGCCGGACGCGCGGCTGCGGATCCTCGGCGCTCCCGTACAGGGGCCGGAGGCCGGCACGTACCTCGCGCACTGCAGGGCGCTGGCCGCGCAGCTCTTCCCCGACGAGGCCGCCGACGCGCACGCGGTCGGCGACAACCCGGTCTCCTTCGAGGAGGTCGGCGGCCCCGAGGCCCCCGACCTCGCCGACGCCTACGCCGCGGGCGCCGTCATCGTCCTGTCCAGCGTCGTCGAGGGCTTCCCGATCAGCCTCGTCGAGGCGATGTTCTGCGGTCGCGCGACGGTGTCGACGGACGTCGGCGCGGTCGTCGAAGTCATCGGCGGTACGGGGCTCGTGGTGCCCCCGCGCAACCCTCGGGCGCTTGCGGACTCCTGCCTCGCGCTGCTGCGCGACCCGGAGCGCCGTGCGCGGCTCGGCGCGGCGGCGCGCGCCCGGGCACTCGAACTCTTCACCGTCGAGCAGAATCTCGCCGCCTTTCGCGGCATCTACCTGGAGCTCATCTCCCACAGCCCGGTCCACCGCGACTCGGAGGCCGTCGACGTCGACGGCGAGCCCCTGCCCTTCGCCACGCCCGCTGAGGCCCACGTCCCCGGCCACTGGACCGGCGGCCGCACCCGCCCCCGCTGGGCGGGCCCCGCTCCCATGACCGCCGCGGCCGCCCCAGGAGGCCCCGATGCCTGA
- a CDS encoding NAD-dependent epimerase/dehydratase family protein, producing the protein MRVLLLGANGFLGRFVADRLLADPAVHLTALGRGDDADVRFDLAGGSPGALTRFLDAVHPGVVVNCAGATRGGARDLTRHNTVAVATVCEALRRSGCEARLVQVGCASEYGPSQPGSSTAEDAVPRPGGPYGVSKLAATELVLGSGLDAVVLRVFSPVGPGTPAGSPLGRLAEAMRRAMQSGDAELKLSGLGVQRDFVDVRDVARAVHAASLSAAQGVVNIGTGRAVRLRDAAAVLARVAGYAGALHELDSSPVRPGHPVIGAPRGPESLTEQLGATPYPYPDGCGSWQQADVRTARDRLGWRPRINLEESLADIWMEAACRI; encoded by the coding sequence ATGAGGGTGCTGCTGCTCGGAGCCAATGGCTTCCTCGGCCGATTCGTCGCCGACCGGTTGCTGGCCGACCCGGCCGTGCACCTCACCGCGTTGGGGCGCGGCGACGACGCCGACGTACGGTTCGACCTCGCGGGCGGCAGCCCCGGAGCCCTCACACGGTTCCTGGACGCCGTCCACCCCGGAGTGGTGGTCAACTGCGCCGGTGCCACCCGCGGTGGCGCCCGCGACCTCACCCGGCACAACACCGTGGCCGTCGCCACCGTGTGCGAGGCCCTGCGCCGCAGCGGCTGCGAGGCCCGGCTCGTCCAGGTCGGCTGCGCCTCCGAGTACGGGCCCTCGCAGCCCGGCTCGTCGACCGCCGAGGACGCCGTGCCCCGCCCCGGAGGCCCGTACGGAGTCTCCAAGCTCGCCGCGACCGAGCTGGTGCTCGGCTCGGGACTGGACGCCGTCGTGCTGCGGGTCTTCTCGCCCGTCGGCCCCGGCACCCCCGCCGGATCGCCGCTGGGCCGGCTCGCCGAGGCCATGCGCCGTGCCATGCAGTCCGGCGACGCCGAGCTGAAGCTCAGCGGCCTCGGCGTCCAGCGCGACTTCGTCGACGTGCGGGACGTGGCGCGCGCGGTGCACGCCGCCTCGCTCTCCGCCGCCCAGGGCGTCGTCAACATCGGCACCGGCCGTGCGGTCCGGCTGCGTGACGCCGCCGCCGTACTCGCCAGGGTCGCCGGCTACGCGGGCGCGCTCCATGAACTCGACAGCTCCCCGGTCCGCCCCGGCCACCCGGTCATCGGCGCCCCGCGCGGCCCCGAGTCCCTCACCGAGCAGCTGGGCGCCACGCCGTACCCGTACCCCGACGGCTGCGGCAGCTGGCAGCAGGCCGACGTACGCACTGCCCGGGACCGGCTCGGCTGGCGGCCCCGGATCAACCTGGAGGAGTCCCTCGCGGACATCTGGATGGAGGCGGCATGCCGCATCTGA
- a CDS encoding spherulation-specific family 4 protein, translated as MPHLISTDLALSATGADRLGFGVPGYAHPLLAPVEWAELTRPGTPLHWAVLNVANGPGSRPDPHCLEAAGRLTNAGVRVLGHIDLAHGTRTFGEIVSDAHRYLDWYKVGGFLLDNCPVEREDLHHVRRATATLEAVLDGGHLVLGHGSHPYPGYAEVADQLVTFSGHWTDYRWSQVAEWTADHPPERFAHFVYGVPRTHLDEAMRIARWQGAGTIFFTDRKGRGPGQSGAFDALPGYWDEIVSRIGPGVSE; from the coding sequence ATGCCGCATCTGATCAGCACGGACCTCGCACTCTCCGCCACGGGCGCCGACCGGCTCGGCTTCGGTGTCCCCGGCTACGCCCACCCCCTGCTCGCCCCGGTCGAATGGGCCGAGCTGACCCGGCCGGGCACCCCGCTGCACTGGGCCGTCCTCAATGTCGCGAACGGACCCGGCAGCCGGCCCGACCCGCACTGTCTCGAAGCGGCGGGCAGGCTCACCAACGCCGGTGTCCGGGTACTGGGCCATATCGATCTCGCGCACGGCACCCGCACCTTCGGCGAGATCGTCTCCGACGCCCACCGCTACCTGGACTGGTACAAGGTCGGGGGATTCCTGCTGGACAACTGCCCGGTCGAGCGCGAGGACCTGCACCACGTACGGCGCGCCACGGCCACGCTGGAGGCCGTCCTGGACGGCGGTCACCTCGTCCTGGGGCACGGCAGCCACCCCTATCCCGGGTACGCGGAAGTGGCCGACCAGCTCGTCACCTTCTCGGGGCACTGGACCGACTACCGCTGGTCGCAGGTGGCTGAGTGGACCGCCGACCATCCGCCCGAGCGCTTCGCGCACTTCGTGTACGGAGTGCCGCGGACGCATCTGGACGAGGCGATGCGGATCGCCCGCTGGCAGGGAGCGGGAACGATCTTCTTCACCGACCGCAAGGGAAGGGGGCCGGGGCAAAGCGGAGCATTCGACGCGTTGCCCGGCTACTGGGACGAAATCGTCTCGCGGATTGGACCGGGTGTCTCGGAATGA